GGGATGTATTGTGTCCATTTTTTAAATTCCCAGATGACATCAGGCGTATTATGTATACAACAAATGTTATTGAAAATCTTAATAGGCAATATCGTAAAGTAACAAAGAGCAAATGTATTTTTCCAACAGATACATCCTTACAAAAAATGCTTTTTTTAGCTACAGATAAAGCTACCAAAAAATGGACACAAAGGTATCGAGGTTGGGATAAAATACTCAATCAATTAACCATTTTATATAATGAACGTATAACACCTTATATTGGCTAACTACCGTTCACTTTTACGAAGTAAAGGTAGTATAAATCTCCACCTTTACTTCGTAAATTTTACATGCATTTAGTAAGTGCTGATGGGACCCAAAAATGAAACAGAATATATTAATTTCCCATCATATAAAGAGTTTAGCATGTAAAAACGTTCACTAAACAGTGTTAATTCTAGAGATTTTGCACCCCAAAAATGATACTATTATAGTATTGTCATAATACAGCTAAATTATGGGAATATTATTAATAAATATAAAAATAACCACCCCAGCCGTACATAGCTAGGATGGATTTTTACACACTTAGTGTGACACTACCAATAAATCCATATATCCTACCATAATTAATGGTTAATAGGATATATGGATTTTATATTATTTAACTACTATATTAATAATCTTTTTAGGTACATAGATTTCTTTAACGATGTTCTTACCATCAAGCTTGCTTTCTATAGCATTTCTAGCTTTTTCAAGTACACTGTCTTTTGCTTCATCAACATCAATAGTGATTGTAGCTCTTACCTTTCCATTTACTTGGACTGGCATTTCAACTTGGTCGTCTTTCATTTTGTCTTCATCGTATGTTGGCCATCCTTTAGTGAATACACTTTCCTCATGACCAAGCATTTGCCACAATTCTTCTGATATATGAGGTACAAAAGGAGCAAGTAGGATTATTAGATTTTCTAATGTTTCTTTATCTACTCCACCATCTTTTTTAGATATACTAACTAATTTATTAGTATATTCCATAAAAGCACTAACTACAGTATTAAGGTGGAAACTATCAAGACGATTAGTTACTTCATAAATCAATTGATTTCTGACTTTTTCTAACTCACCAGTAACTTTTACATCTCTATCCTTGTTATCATTAACCAAGTTCCATACTTTGTTAATATAACGATAAACTCCATCAATTCCTCTATCATCCCACTCAGAATCAAGTTCTGGTGGTCCAACAAATAGTTCATACAATCTTAATGAGTCACAACCATATTTTTCTACAAGATCATCTGGTGAAACTACATTACCTTTGGATTTACTCATCTTAGCACCATTTTTACATATCATACCTTGGTTGAAAAGACGTTTGAATGGTTCTTCAAAATCAACTACACCTATATCATATAAGAATTTAGTATAGAATCTTGCATATAACAAGTGAAGTACCGCATGCTCTATTCCACCAACATACATATCAACTGGTAACCATTCTTTTGCTTTTTCTTTAGAAACTAATTCATTATCATTATTAACATCAATGTATCTTAAGAAATACCATGATGAACCTGCCCATTGTGGCATTGTATTAGTTTCTCTTTTTGCTTTTCCGCCACATACTGGACAAGTAGTATTAACCCATTCGTCTATTGCAGCAAGTGGTGATTCGCCAGTTCCTGTTGGCTCATATGATTCAACATTAGGAAGAGTTACTGGTAATTGATCCTCTGGAACTGGAACAGCTCCACATTTTTCACAATGTATAATTGGGATTGGTTCTCCCCAATATCTTTGTCTTGAGAATACCCAGTCTCTTAATTTATAATTAACTGTTTTCTTACCTATCTCATGTTCTTCTAGATAATTAGCTATAGCTTCTTTTGACTGGGATGATTTCATTCCATTGAATACATCAGAATTAATCATTTCACCTTCGCCAATATAAGCTTCTTGTAGATCTTCTATCTCTTTTCCATCTTCTGCAATAACTTGAATTATAGGTAAATCAAATTTCTTAGCAAAAGCAAAGTCTCTATCATCATGTGCAGGAACACACATTATCGCTCCTGTACCATAATCAGCCAATACATAATCTGAAATCCAAATAGGAATCTTGGCACCATTTAATGGATTAACAGCATAACTTCCAGTAAATACGCCAGTTTTTTCTTTGTCCTGTAATCTATCAACTGATGATTTCATAGAAGTATTGAACACATATTTTTCTACTTCTTCTTTTTGTTCCTCAGTAGCTAATTTACTAACCATTTCATGTTCAGGAGCAAGAACCATGAATGTAGAACCATATAATGTATCAGGTCTAGTAGTAAATACCTTGATTCTCTCATCTATACCATTAACTTTAAAGTCAATTTCTGCTCCGTAGGATTTACCAATCCAATCACTTTGCATTTTGATAACTTTAGCAGGCCATTCAAGCTTTTGTAAGTCATCAAGTAATCTCTCAGCGTATGCAGTTATCTTAAGCATCCATTGACGTAGATTTTTCTTAGTAACTTCAGCACCACATCTTTCGCAAGTACCATTTACTACTTCTTCATTGGCAAGACCTGTTTTACAGTCTGGACACCAGTTTATTGGCATTTGCTTTTCATAAGCTAAACCTTCTTTGAACATTTTTACAAATATCCATTGAGTCCATTTATAATATTTTGGGTCTGTTGTATTAACTTCTTTAGTCCAATCATAGATTGCACTGATTTCTTTTAATTGTCTCTTGAAATTCTCTACATTGGTAGCTGTAGCCTTTGATGGATGAATTCCCATCTTTATGGCATAGTTTTCAGCTGGAAGACCGAATGCATCCCAACCCATTGGATGAAGTACATAATAATTTTGAAGTACTTTGTATCTACTCCAAACATCACTAAGTACATAACCTCTCCAGTGTCCTACATGTAATCCACTACCTGATGGATATGGGAACATGTCTAGGCAATAATATTTTTCTTTGCCTTCTTCATCTTTATTGATTGGATTATCTTTCCAGATATTACGCCATTTTGTTTCTATTTGTTTATGATTATAAACAGCGCTCATTTCTTTTTCCTCCTTTATTACCTCTCATAACAAGAATACTTCATTTTTAGATTAAAAAATCTCTATGCAATTATGCATAGAGACGATATATTCTCGCGGTACCACTCTACTTTATCTCATAAGTATTAACATTCTTATGAAATACCCTTTGTCTTTGTAACGATAAGTAACCGTCCTAACTTACTTATTTTCAGATAGGATACTCCAAGGCGAGTTCAATATATATTGATACTGTTTTACACCATCCAACAGCTCTCTATAATCAATAAAATATCTACTAATCCTCTTCATCGTATATTATAATTATATAATTAACCGTATCATAACATATTGAATGGTGAAAATCAAGACATAATATAGAAAGAAAATCAATTTTACCATAAGTCATTTATTACAATATTATTCTTGATTATCTGTATTGAATATTCCATTCCAATCTGGAAAAATATCAATTTTTGTAATCTTACTAGCCTCATTAAGTTCTTCAGTATCAATTTGAATCATCATCATGTACATATTACCAAGGTCAAAATATAAAGCTTCTGTAAAATCATATTTATATATAGCTTTATAATGATTACAAACCTTTAGAGCATTATCCCCTACACCAAAACCATCTTGAGTAAGGTATCCTTCTTTATTCGTCCTTACACCCATTACTCTTGATAGTCTACTGTCCAAAGTGATGTCCAAACCATTTCCTTCTTCATCATTATAGGCAATTAAAAAGCCATTACCATCTTTTATGACAGCATAATCAGTTCCATATTGTGAAATGACTTTTTCTTTCATATCACCGATTTTTATATCTCCAATTTTCATCTCTACATCAAGAGAATCATAGTCAAATTTACCTTCTACTTGGTCAGATAAACCTTCTATTTTAATATAACCATATCTATTCCATGTGATAGAACCTAAATCTTCAACAAGAGCCCATTTTTCATCTAAATTATTTGTTCCAGTTGATATAACCCTGACCTCTTTAGGACTAGTTCCAATGATTTCTGAATCAGAATATGGGAACATCATTAATGAACAATCACTTTCATAAGATTTTACCCCTACAATATCTTGATATTTATCTTCCCTGTATATGAGGTCTCCATCTTTATTTTCAGCTTTATCCTGATTAACACTATCATTATCTATGGCATCAATTTGTTCATTAAGTTTTTTATTTTCTTCTTCAAACTTTACTACCTGCTGTTTAAGATCATCAATCATTTTTTTCTGTGTTTTCTGATTCTCATTATTATTAATTACAGTTTGTCCCTCATTTACTTGTTTTTGATTATTGCATCCTGTATTGATTACTAATAATATCATTAATACTATAGATACACTTAATACTCTCCTATATTTCATTTTTCTCTCCCTCTTTATTGAAATTAACTAAGTAACAAATTATGGAAATAGATTTATCATGACAATACTAGTTTTCCATATTTATTTGTCCTCTGCCCTCGTTTCTTTCATATCCTATACCTTCATATAATTTTAGAGCGTTATAATTTTCCACATCAGTTGCTATAAAGCTCCTTACAGCACCCTTTTCTATACCCCATTCAATGCAATAATTCAACATAGATTTACCTATACCTTGATGTTGATACTTAGGGTCTACCGCCAATAATCTAATCCATACCACAGTTCCTTTTTCACTATCAAATCCATACAGATTCACTAATGCAACCCCAATGATTTCATCATCTTTTTCTACAACGAATATTTTGGAGTTTTCTGTTTGATACCACTCTTTTATTATTTCTTCATCTTCTCCATTAAAACCTCTAGATAATCCTTTGCAAGACTTAGTGAGTAAACTAGCTTTTTGTGTTTCGGATTCTTTTAATTCTCTTATCTCTACACTAGTACTGCTATTACATATGTATTTAGTTAAATCCTTATACCATAAATCTATAAATTCACTTTCTATATTAAATCCTATTGTATTCATCACTTCTATAAAATCTTCTGGTATAAACTCTACATATATTTTATTTCCTTTCATTTCGGTTATGAAATTGTTAAGTTCTTTTATAATATTATCTCTAGAATTACATGCCCAGTACAACTGAATTTTATCTATCAAAACTTTATATGCTATTAAACACTCATTATTTTCTTTATATATTAATGAATTCTCCAAATCTTCTTCATCAACATATTCAAAGCAATTGTATTTGTATGTTTTTCCCTTACTGATTAATGATTTCATATTTTATTTCTCCTTACTAAAAGTGTTGATTATACTAATCAATCAACTTATTATTATTTTGCTTATTTTTATATCTTCTGTTTTTAACAATCAAATAAATACCGATTGCTAATTTTAACACTGGACCAAATATCTCAAAGAACCTTATCAATCTAATATTAAAATCATACTCTTGAAAATTACTAGAAAAATAATATGGTATTTGAGCTAAGAAAGCTGGTAATGTTTTTATTATAATTATAATTCCTAAAACTAATAATACAATACTTAATAACTCCCTATACTCTACATTGATATTTAAGCTGTCATCACTATCATTTCCTATGATAGCTGAAACAATCTTGTCTGTATAAATCCATAATAAGACAGCTATTCCTAAGATTACAATGAAATTAATTATAAAATATGCTAAAGTGTTTACTCCTAAAGTCTGCAAAGCACTATTAGCTCCTTTTATCCCAGGTACACAGAAAATAACGACTTCTTTGAATAGGATAATAGCCTTAATAAAATAATACAGTGATAAAACCCTAATTAATAATTTACCTAATTTCCTCATTTGTAGATACTCCCTCCATTTATTAGTATTACTATAAAATTATTTTTTAGTTCCTTATAACTATTATATCTAATAAATTAGCAATATCAATATCATAATTAATATAAATTTATACTATTAGTTTATATTTTATTATCAAATTAATTCAATTATAGCTATTTTGAAGCTTCTTGATTATATCAAAATTAATTCACATAGTATTTCCCACTATTACTAATCACTATTTTATTCTTTTTATTTTGTTTAATAAGATCTATTTCTCCTTTTTCTATCAATTCATTAATGGTTATGCATTCTTGCTCACTACGTACTTGTTTTTGATTGAATTCTGTGACAATATTTCTACAACCCCCAAACCATACTCTAGGATTTAAATAGGATTTTATTTCAGCAAAAAAATCTTCTTTTCTGTAATCAAATTCGTTCAACAGTACATTACCTATGTATTCTCTTATATATCCATTCTTGCTATCCTTTACTACCATTCTTTTACTACCATCTTTATAAAAGCTAAATATCACTCTACCTATTTTCTCACTATATACGCAATCTTTATATGCTACATCTCCTAAAGTATAGTTTTCTTCTTCAATTGGTGTTAAAGATTCAAAAGAAACTAATAGATCATTTTTTTGCATACATTTGTTCCTATGCATTGAATACACAGAAATACTTGCTATAATAAATAATACAGCTATTAATAACCCTATAATTATTCTTCTTAGTATAACGTTTTTATGCATTATTCTCACTCCATATTAATTTTGATTATTGATTTCCATAGGGACTTACTATCTTTTCTCTGTTTCTTTCTCCTGTAATACTAAGTATGAGTTTATCCATCTCTTCTCCATTAATTGATATTTCTCCATCAGTATTATCTAAATGCAAATTATAATTGGGTTCATTATACCAATAATAACCATCAATAACATATTTATTATAATATATTTTCAACTCGTATTCAGCAGGTAACCTATCTAGGCAAATATTTTTATTAATATTTCCCGACCTTATCAAATCAAGTATTTTTCTAATAGTTTTTTTATCATCCACTATTATTTCTTCTTTTTTAGCATATTGTTTATTCTCAAAATCTGACCAAACAGATATAATTCCAATCTTTTTA
The window above is part of the Vallitalea guaymasensis genome. Proteins encoded here:
- a CDS encoding GNAT family N-acetyltransferase; the protein is MKSLISKGKTYKYNCFEYVDEEDLENSLIYKENNECLIAYKVLIDKIQLYWACNSRDNIIKELNNFITEMKGNKIYVEFIPEDFIEVMNTIGFNIESEFIDLWYKDLTKYICNSSTSVEIRELKESETQKASLLTKSCKGLSRGFNGEDEEIIKEWYQTENSKIFVVEKDDEIIGVALVNLYGFDSEKGTVVWIRLLAVDPKYQHQGIGKSMLNYCIEWGIEKGAVRSFIATDVENYNALKLYEGIGYERNEGRGQINMEN
- the leuS gene encoding leucine--tRNA ligase; translation: MSAVYNHKQIETKWRNIWKDNPINKDEEGKEKYYCLDMFPYPSGSGLHVGHWRGYVLSDVWSRYKVLQNYYVLHPMGWDAFGLPAENYAIKMGIHPSKATATNVENFKRQLKEISAIYDWTKEVNTTDPKYYKWTQWIFVKMFKEGLAYEKQMPINWCPDCKTGLANEEVVNGTCERCGAEVTKKNLRQWMLKITAYAERLLDDLQKLEWPAKVIKMQSDWIGKSYGAEIDFKVNGIDERIKVFTTRPDTLYGSTFMVLAPEHEMVSKLATEEQKEEVEKYVFNTSMKSSVDRLQDKEKTGVFTGSYAVNPLNGAKIPIWISDYVLADYGTGAIMCVPAHDDRDFAFAKKFDLPIIQVIAEDGKEIEDLQEAYIGEGEMINSDVFNGMKSSQSKEAIANYLEEHEIGKKTVNYKLRDWVFSRQRYWGEPIPIIHCEKCGAVPVPEDQLPVTLPNVESYEPTGTGESPLAAIDEWVNTTCPVCGGKAKRETNTMPQWAGSSWYFLRYIDVNNDNELVSKEKAKEWLPVDMYVGGIEHAVLHLLYARFYTKFLYDIGVVDFEEPFKRLFNQGMICKNGAKMSKSKGNVVSPDDLVEKYGCDSLRLYELFVGPPELDSEWDDRGIDGVYRYINKVWNLVNDNKDRDVKVTGELEKVRNQLIYEVTNRLDSFHLNTVVSAFMEYTNKLVSISKKDGGVDKETLENLIILLAPFVPHISEELWQMLGHEESVFTKGWPTYDEDKMKDDQVEMPVQVNGKVRATITIDVDEAKDSVLEKARNAIESKLDGKNIVKEIYVPKKIINIVVK